A region of the Siniperca chuatsi isolate FFG_IHB_CAS linkage group LG23, ASM2008510v1, whole genome shotgun sequence genome:
agagagagagagcgagagagaggggagaaaggaataagaaagagaaagaaagaaagaaagagagatggttGAGCAACCAGCTGTCAATAGGTGACAGGGTAGTTATTCTGTCATGGTATTAGATTTATCATGCCTGCCCAACTGCCTGATTAACCTCACAGTGCTTTCTTgcaaagtatgtgtgtgtgtgtgtgtgtgtgcttgcctgTACTGTAGCTGTTACCCTAGCAGTTTAGGTGTGAATGTCCAAGTGTTTGCATTTGTCTAATCTTTAACTTGAAAGGACAAAGTCAGCTTCTATAGTGGAATAAAAGCAGCTTAACGCAAATTCTTTCTACATGATCTTGTAATATGAACACACACGCCTTGAGATTCAAACCTGTGTTACAGAAGACTCAGTTtatttccaaaaacaaaactcttaaACTTCTCTTCCATTCAAAATTGAGGTAGTTCCAAGTGTGAACTTGTAAAAACTATGCAAAGCAAGAAAAGCTACTCTGGTGAAATCCAGGGAGACATCTTGCCACAAGATGTTCATAAAGCTCCCTGCAGCGCACCTATAGAAGGCCAAAAACCTTCAGCTTCTGCACTTCAAAGAGTGCAATCTATATATGCTCAAAGGGAGGGAAatcatgtgtgtgcatatgcctgcattatatgcatgtgtgttccTACTTGTGACAGAAAGCCACATATTTGCAACAACAAAGCGGCTCGGTTTTAAGGGTGCCTGCTAATATCACCTTTTTATTACCTCAACCAACCACTTGTACACAATACATATATCACCCAAATGGCACAAAAGCAGCACAACCAGATCCTGTATATAGCCTGCAGCAAACACTTACTTAACATACAGTCAACACTGCAGCCAAAACCTATTCAACAGAAATTTCTATATTTACTCTGCAATGTGATACATCACAAGTGGTGACTCAAATTTCCatctttaacacattttatcacCTTGTTTGCATGTACTTAGACATGTAACTGCCACGAAAAGCGAGAATCtcctcacagaaaaaaaaacttgaaaaattTGTCTTACCTGAGACGGAAATGGTCATGGGTGCTTCCAGGGTCCTGTCATTGTCCAGGTCCCTGCTCAACCTCAGATCCCCAGTGTCCTCGTTCAACAGCAGCAAGCTGAGCTCATTTCCAGATTCAAACTTGTACCGTAGCTTATCCGACACATCTGGGTCATGAGCTGGTACCTTTCCTATTATTCCTGATGGAAAACTGTTAGACTTGTTGGTGATGTAGTTGTTGAAAATAATCTCAAAGTTCTGCAGCACAGGCTCATTGTCATTCATGTCTACAAGGCGGATGTGCACAGTGGCCCGACTCActagtggagctgaggtggccTGGACTACAATGACATACTCTGTTTTAGTCTCATAATCCAGGTCTGTGAGTGCTGTGAGGTCGCCATTAAAAATGTCTAGCTGGAAAACTTCTGGAATATTCCCTTCCACAATCTGGTACATGATCTGAGCATTGGTGCCCTCGTCAGGGTCGGTGGCAGTGATCCGAGCCACGACGGACCCCACTGGGCTGTTCTCCTCCACATCAATGAACAGCTCATCCTTCTCAAACACTGGAGCATTGTCATTTATGTCTTGGACAACCACATGAATGGGAACAGCTGCTTTCAGAGGCGGAACCCCGCTATCCACAGCAAAGGCCTTCAGATTGTAAACAGGAACATTCTCTCGGTCCAGTTTGCGATAGGTTCTGATGATACCAGACGAACGCTCTATGATGAAATCACCCTCTCCGTCATCGCCACCCTGAAACGTATAGGTCACCCTGCCATTCAAGCCAGAATCTCTATCTGAAGCAGAGATCTGGAGAACGCTGGTGTGGACAGGTGCATCTTCAAATACAGTCCCCTGGTACATATCCCTAAGAAACTGAGGAGCATTATCATTGGCATCAAGGATGATAATCTCCACATAGGTGGTATCAGATTTCTGAGGGATGCCATTGTCTCTGGCAATGATGGCTAATGTGTAAGAGGCCTGGTCTTCATAATCAATCTCCATTTGTGTTGTGATGGCACCTGTATCCGGGTCAATTTTAAACTGAGGAACATTGTCCTCCATCACGTACGTGATGCGAGCATTTTCCCCCGTGTCCTCGTCCGTCGCACTGATCACCACCACAGTGGAGCCCACTGGTTTTTCTTCACTGACCATCACCTGGTAGTTGGCACTTTGGAAAACGGGCCGGTGTGTATTGGCGTCCGTCACATTGATGAACACCTGAGCAGTGTCGTAGCGTGTTCCATCACTAGCTGTGACTGTCAGGACATATTGGCGTTCTTGCTTGTAGTCCAAGGGGAGGGCTAAGGTGATGAGACCGCCGCCACTCTGACTAGTGATGGCAAAGCGGTTCCTGGTGTTGCCACTGGAGATCTGATAGGTCACCACACTGTTGACGTCCCTGTCCACAGCCGTCATTGTCAGTACGCTGGTCCCCACGACAGCATCTTCATTGATCTTCAGCGAGTAGGTCTTCTCTGTAAATGTGGGTACGTTGTCATTCACATCAAGCACTGTGATGCTGACGCTAGCCGAGGAGGACATCACAGGAATCCCATGATCTCTTGCCTCTATGCCGAAGGTGTAGAAGTCAGTGGTCTCCCTGTCAAGCTCCTCACTCACTGTAATCCAGCCTGTACTATTGTTAATGGTGAACGGAAAACCAGGCGTGGTGTCAGTTAACCGGTATTCCAAACGGGAGTTTTCTCCTGAATCACCATCAATTGCTTGAATGTGGATCACAGAGTAACCAATGGCCACATTTTCCAACACAGTAGCCTGGAAAGGTGTGCTGACAAACATGGGGGCATTGTCGTTCATGTCCACCACTTGCACCACCACCATCCCTGTGCCATTTATCAGAGGAGGCCTGCCACCGTCCTGAGCCTTAATTCTCAAATTATACTCCCGAATCATCTCATAGTCCAGAGGATTGATGACATCAATCACACCGGTGGGGGAGTGAATGTAGAACTGTCCTTTAACATTGCCACTGATGATGCTGTAATGAACTTTGCCATTGTTCCCCTCATCTTTGTCCGTAGCTTCCACCTGGATGACTTTGGTGTTGACTGCCACATTCTCTGGGACCTGTACAACATACCTCTTTTCACAGAACTGTGGGTAGTTGTCATTCTCATCCTCAACAGAGATGTGGACAGTGGCGGTGGCACTGCGGGGACCTGGGTCTTTGCCCTGGTCGTTGGCCTCAACAATCAGCTGGTACTGGGCCCGGGTCTCCCTGTCAGGCCGCTCTCTGATCCTCACCAGGCCGTTCCGGGAATCAATTTCAAACACAGAGTTTACTCCATCGGCGTTCACAATTTTATAAACCATGTTGGCGTTGGAGGGAGCGTCCCCATCAGTGGCCCGGACTGTCATCACTTCAAACCCCACTTCTACATTCTCACGGATGCTAACACGGTATTCAGTTTGCTCAAACACCGGACTATGGTCATTAGTGTCACTCACAGTGACTGTGAGGTAAGAAGTGGCAGATCTTTTTGGGGAGCCATTGTCAGTTACAGTGACTTTGAAAACATGGGTGTCTTTGACTTCTCTGTCTAGTGATTGGATGGTTGTTATGCTCCCTGTCTGAGAATCAATGTCGAAAAAGTCATTGGACCTGCTGTCAAAAAAGGCTTCCATGCTGTACTCCAGCCTCCCTGCCTCCCCATCATCCGAGTCAGTGGCTTTTAGCGTGATAACCCGCGTGCCCGCAGGCTCATTCTCGGGCACGGACACCTGATAGTTGGGAAGCTGGAACTGGGGAGACGCGTTTACCTGTCGCTTACCCCTGCGGATCAATTTGCCAGGCTTTCTCAGGACGGTTTTTGAGAAGGATCCATGTTGTTTGGGCACTTTTACAAGCGTCAAACTCAGCTGCACAGAGAGCCTGCCGCCTGGAGAGCTGTGCAACGCGCAGTGCAAATTCACCTCGTTCTGTCCTCTGTGCTCAAGACATAAGTCACTGGCGAGGAACAAATCCCCATGCCTGAACACTGCGCTCAACTCTTTTCCAACACAGATGGTGTCTAAAAAGGCGGTGTTCCGCGTAAAGGTAGGCAAAAGTTCTGTTACATTTAAAAGCAATTTACCTGCGGGTAAGCAGGAAGTTGCCTCCAGTTTTGAAAGGTGTTTAATGTGAATGTCTGGCTTACCTGacgctttctttctcttgtatTTAATAAAACAGTCTTGGCCGTGGACAAACACATTAAACTGTGTCAGAATAACGTCTCCAGATGCTGAGGAACCTGTTCTGAAATAAACAGACGCAGGGTTCCTCGTTGTGTGCGCACACTGAACTTTGTGGGACAGACGGATAACCCCGTCGTGCCTCTCAACTTGGAAAAAGCTCTGGATGAATGTAGTAGATAAAGTCCTGTCAATTTTATAAGTCCATCCAGGGCCGAGCGACAGGTTTGTCAAAAGTGTCCCGGGCTGTAAAGTCTCCGAAAGGTGCATCTCCAAACATCCCGCAAGCGGCACGCTGAACAGGACACAAACCAACATCCAACACATCGACAGCTCCATGCTTTTAAACCTGCCAAATCCCATTCAACTTCACTGAAACTCCTCCGCAAAAGCATTAACTCTCCCTCTCCCAACACCGCGTTTTACTTTTATCCCTCATTGTGAAGTTTTAACGTGGAAAAAGACGCTTGGTATCCATAGTATCAGTGTATCCACGGCGCGCAGCGGCTGCGTTAACCCACACTGAGTTTAAAATGAGTACAAAATGGCTCCGtggctctcctcctcctcctcctctcctcctcagaggCTTATTACCATAAATCTGCTGTGTTCCCCCTCTGGGACGCTTTCACGGgggggctttttttttctcatggaGATTTAGGAAGTACCACTGACCAATGCGCGCAAGGACATTGTTATTACAATAGGCTGAGAGTTGGGTAAAATTCCTAATGCGTGTTTGAGTGTCGCTCCCTCTTCAACTTCTATTTGTTGAAGCAGTTTTAAGCAGTGATGGTAcattaaaaaagacataaaagtaGTTGAACTAAGACCTCAAGTccaccattttttaaaaattatttttcagcCCCTCAACACAACTTCAATAAGCTGctcataatgtaataaaaaggtGGACTGAGTTCAACTAGTTACATCATCATTCATATAACCAGCAAACCATACGAATGTTACAGCTGTATAAACCAAATTATCAGTTTATTATTACTTTCAGTATATGATTGTGTTCTTGTGTTCATGGTGAGATTGTTGAATGGTCATTACATAGTAATATCTTTAGCATGGCATGTCTCTCTCAGAAAATAAGCATGATTTCTTCTAGATAAGCTTACAAAACTGATGGTGAATAATATTAGATAACCCTCTATTACATatctaatatattttttctttttgttttgggaccttttcatttttaaagtattGCATAATGGTATAtcaacaaaaccttttttttaatttcttactGTTATTAGTGTTGTTTGAGGCTTTATGTTCTCTGTATTCtaatcacatttgtttttcccCACAAGAAAACCAGTTTTAAGCTGACAGATGACTAACAGGGAAACTTTTCAAATATtaccaaaaatgtaatttcttctGGGAAAACAGACAATATGATGAAGTCAAATTTGTTGATTAGACTATGCCGTGGATTCATTAGGATATCCAGTATGTTGTTTGTGCAAAACAATGCTGACTCGAGAACAACAGGTTCATCCTGGAGGTTAATCTTGTATAATAGCGCCTCCCTGTGGACCAATAACTGTAGAACAACcaatgcacaaatacacactgtatTTTCAAAAGTGTATAATAACTCTGGACGGAATATTTAGGTATTACAggctaatgaaaaaaaagtcaacacatCACTTATTAGGTTTATTCACTCATTCGTAAATGTTCAAGTATTTGCAGTCTGTAGTTAAGGAAGGACTCATGTTCCACGACCTACAACAATGCCAACTGAAGAGAAAAggcacttttttttcttttttttctttaaatgaatCAATATGCATGACAGCATAAAACAGTTGAGCAATAAGATGAACAATTTCATTGTCTTTTCAATTATTTAGAACAATTGAACCAAGTggcacattttgttaaaaaccGTCTCAAAATGTGACTGACGTGTAAAAGAGcttaaataacaaataaaaccatatttgggttttttttgtttcttattcaGTTGCTTGTAACTTGGCATGTTTCTCCTATGTTTACCATCAACTGGCTTCTGAACATAATTTCTCCTTAGAGGAGAAGacttcaaaacaacacaaaaaagggTGCAGAGTGAATACTCCaaagaacaaacagaaagaaaagttaTCTTGTTTTGTGACAATGATTCAATGAACCAAGTGGAGGTGTCATAACTCAACAAAAGAGGATTTTCATTAGTCTTAGAGGTTTGCAGTTGGCACAGAGGCAGGGTGAACATGACTGACAGTCAATCAGAAAAAGGTACAGGAGGCAAATTCATGGAAAATATGAGCAGCCTCAGATGATAAGAAAAGCTACAGTAAATGACAAGCTTGAATCCCATTATACTGAACAAACAAGAGAATATCACAGTTACTTTCATTCACAGATGAGTCAAGAGGgccaaaaaaaatgtgtcatgtcCACCATCTCTGGACCCACAAGTGACCCTGCTAGCTTAGAGTCAAATCCCACCATCCATTCCATTTGCCTGGGTCACAGGTTTCCTACTATTACGATACAGAAAACATCAGTAAAGAGCTCAGACTACCAGAGTCCTTGAAAAACACAGCCTTTCTTCCAGGCCACAGGTCATAACATTGAGTACTGTATGGAGACAAAAACTCTACTAATATATTTTGAAGGGTGGAATGTTTTCCATCTATGGAAATATTTTAGAGctgaatactttttaaaaaggtgagcTTGATTTTGATTTCTGAACTCCAATTCCAAAGGGTAACCACAATTCTGGCAATtatcctccagcacgtcttagatggaaattattttgaaaatacatccaGCACTCCAGATCTAGTACATCATTATCCAacagtcttttttctttctttttttgccttAAATAACCTTATGCCAAGGTGCAGGTCTTCTTTGCAAACAATAGCAGCAGATCTTATGACATCATGAACGTTAAATGACAACCCATGTATATTACAAGCTgaaacaaacatactgtacctgaCGATGATTGCTGTGGTGTCAGTGTAGATCTATTTAGTAATGTTAGATGTAAAAGCGAATAGTCGGAAACGTCATCGtatctaaacacaaaatactaaAAGCAGTACAGGAATCCCTTTTTTGCTTGTGTTATCGATACTGTTGATGCGTCCaagtttaaaaacaatcaaCCGTTTACAGCCTCCAGAACAGGCACTATGTCACAAAGCCCTGTCTAAGAGacagtttattttcataaacTGGGTGCTCTACCTAAAGTACCACCACGCCCGGGCTGTGAGGTCATCTCAGCTGGCTGGTTCAGGGGTCTCCTGCTCCTTGTGCTGGGCGGCTGCTACCAACCGTTCTCTGCCCTGCTGGAGTGTGTATTCACTGGGCCCCAGTTGGACGATCTTCCCACTACCCAGACACTCGTCTCCTTTGTAGAGCACAGCAAACTGGAGGGAGGAATGGACAGAAGCAAAACTGAtagaaaaacatgcacatatactTGTACAGTAAGAAAGAGGAactgtgtgtgggtttttttcttttggcattGTAACTGATGTAACAGCATTTGCCAATGCAATTACACTGTATTCTGTAACACAGTGTGTTACAGACAAATAGTTACCTGTCCAGGTGTCAGAGCTCTGACTGGCTGGGAGAGTGAGATCCACACAGAGCCGTTCATGTTCAGTGTCACTGTACAGGGAGCTGGAAAGCACAAAacaattgtatttttttgttgttgttcagtaAATAATGTAATCCCTGCATTTCACTTCTTCTCATTCATCAATGTACTGGCACTGACAACACGAAACTCACTGAGCGGCATCTGGTGGATGAAGCGGAAATGACACTCCATCATTTGGGTCCTGGCTAGCTCAGGAGGCGGGTCCACTGTTACCCAGTGGAAGCGGTCGGTCCGCACCGTGTCACGGAAAAGAGCCGGGTGATTGGTCGTTGGAGCCTGAGTCGGGAGAAATTTAAGGAATAAAGTATCAGCAAAAATTGGCCAGGTTTCAAACGTGACTACACCTTCAAAAAGTAGAAACATCAATGTAAATCCTAAATGTTCGTGAGCATTTTCTTCAAGGGATAAACAACATCAAACACTATGATGTGGCCACCATTGTGCCGGCTCCTTGAGAGATTTATGGGCATTACACATTTACAGGTTATTTCATTAATGCAGCATTCAATAGTGCTTGGGaataagaaacaaacaacacaacatacagtGGCTCGGACAAATGTGTTAAGAAAACTATCAACTGTAAACAACAAATCAggacatactgtactatatgaTTCGAGAGGAGACAGAAGACGAGAAAGATGCTTCCACTTTAACAACAGAGACAGACTTTCTCACCACAAACACATCTCCAGTAGCGACATCTTTGTCCACCACAAACCAGGCGTCTCTCTGCCCCCCTATCCTCGCCCTCTGGCCCAGCGTCAGAGTGAACCAGCCTGGATGGGCAGagacaaacaagaaaatgaCAAGAGGAGGGACAGAATGTACACTGGTCAATTGTCATTACTTTGGAACACAGATTTACATTGGAGGAGACACATGAGGATTGAGTGGACGGTAAAGCAGAAAACAGTGATTCTAAGTTAGTTTTAATTGGCCTCACATATATTGAGGGTCACTGCATTCAGTctgtataataatgtaatagtgACACACCAGTTCTTAATTTTGTCAGAGAACCAATCACAGCCACAAACATACCTTTGTGTGTTCCCATGACAGTCCCGTCCTCAATGGAGACAAAGTTCCCTGGCTTAGGTTCCAGATActggaaacagacaaaaaacagtataggttcagactgaaaaaagaaagaggaaaaataaagaaacgAAGCTAAATTTGCCAAATTGTTATGTGGAACAAATACTTGAAGTTTTAATTCTTACCTCCAAAATAAAGCTTTCGAAGTTTCTCTCCCCAATGAAGCAGATGCCCATGCTCTGGTAAGACATTAACACAGTTTACTGTCAGCACAcaatgtgaataaaaaaaacatttccctaTTTATGCTCTCCTGATGTAAtataaacatgaattaaacgTCTGACGACCTCTTTCCTCTTCAGCACATGGTGAAACCCTGCCTCAGCAGCAATCTTTTTGACAAACTCTTTGGTGAGTCCGGCCAGTGGGAACATGGTTTGTCGCAAGGCATCCTGGGAGATCTGACTGAGGAAGAAAGTTTGGTCTTTGAGGAGATCTGCTCCTTTGTACAACCTCACCGCTGGGCAGAGGAAACGAGAGAAAAAGATTGTTAAGACAGTTAGGGGGTCTGACCTTAAAGCCAGTGCTGGGGTACAATTTCACTGCCAGTTAAAGAATAGTGTGAAATCgagaacagcagcacagagataAACTAGGGTTGCAAATTTAGGCAAACTCTTACGATTTCTAATCTCAAATCGATCTCTGAAGAGAGTGATAGGCGGGCCTGTGTGCATCTGTTGGAAAACCTCTTCGTCTTCCTGCGACGTCCTGGCGTAGTGGCCCGTTGCCATGGCATCAGCACCTTAgtcaacagcagcacaacacGAATCAAAAGTCTTATTTAACAAgacttttatattgtgtttgaCACTTGGACATCAGTTTAATCCTCATATCTCTAACTGACCTAACTACCACCTACTGCtttccaaaaaataaacaagttaaATAGATGTTAAGCCGCTTAGAATGAGTGTATGTCAGTTTATAACCACATTATGATTACATACCCAGAGTGTTGACAGCATACTTGTGGAAATGGTTGAATTTGATATGCTTGTTGCATAGTATATCTGGGTTTGGTGTCCTGCCCTTCTCATATTCCTTCAGTAGCTTACTGAAAGTGGCAAAAGACAGATGTAACATTCACATTAAAGAGTCATAAAGTTAAAAAGTGTTCATGAGGTATGCATGGCAGCCACAAATACCTGAACACTTCATGCCAGTACTCTTTGACATAAGACACCTGATGGAAGGGGATGTCCAGGGTCTGACACACTTTGTAGGCGTCCTCACAGTCTTTCTCTGTAGTGCACACCCCTTTCTCATCCAGTGAGTCCCAATTCTTCATAAAAACGCCAGTTACACTATAGCCTTCACATCAAAGAGGGAAAAAATTAAGAatgtgtgattattattatgatacTAGCACATTTGGCAATAGAAGCATTTGTGGGAGTTTACAATTCGCTATTCCGGTACAGCGGTTTCAACTGGTTAGCTAACCAAACAATATTATCAAGTCAGTTcaggtgtgtttctgtgtgtatttgtcagaCATGACACATTTTCCCCACCTCTTCTCTTTAGTAACAACGCCGCGACAGAGCTGTCAACGCCGCCAGACATGGCGCAGACAACGTGTCTAATAAACCCCATGTTTTCTAACTATAGTCCTTTCTATTAATACTATTTTTCTTATATAACTAAGAAAAGTTAGCTAACTGCTCTCCATTGCCACTTCCAGGGGCAGCCATGTTTGCGGTCCGTTTAATAATA
Encoded here:
- the trmu gene encoding mitochondrial tRNA-specific 2-thiouridylase 1, with protein sequence MGFIRHVVCAMSGGVDSSVAALLLKRRGYSVTGVFMKNWDSLDEKGVCTTEKDCEDAYKVCQTLDIPFHQVSYVKEYWHEVFSKLLKEYEKGRTPNPDILCNKHIKFNHFHKYAVNTLGADAMATGHYARTSQEDEEVFQQMHTGPPITLFRDRFEIRNPVRLYKGADLLKDQTFFLSQISQDALRQTMFPLAGLTKEFVKKIAAEAGFHHVLKRKESMGICFIGERNFESFILEYLEPKPGNFVSIEDGTVMGTHKGWFTLTLGQRARIGGQRDAWFVVDKDVATGDVFVAPTTNHPALFRDTVRTDRFHWVTVDPPPELARTQMMECHFRFIHQMPLTPCTVTLNMNGSVWISLSQPVRALTPGQFAVLYKGDECLGSGKIVQLGPSEYTLQQGRERLVAAAQHKEQETPEPAS